In the genome of Panthera leo isolate Ple1 chromosome F3, P.leo_Ple1_pat1.1, whole genome shotgun sequence, the window CCGCTGTCCCCTCTCCACCGGTCACCTGGGCGGCGGCAGGGACAGTGCCACCATTTCTCCCACTTCTCGGGCCACAGGAGCGCTTTCCAGCTCACCTCCCTCCCAGCTACCCGCTCCTCTCCCTTTACAGCGAAACTCCCGAAACTCCCGGTGcgcctcccccttcctcctggacccaccctgggctcccctccttgcccctccAGCAAGGCTCTGGCCACCTCAGCAGTGACCTCGTGGCCGCTGGACCACGTGCTCAGTCCTCATCGTCGACCTTGCGACAAGGGACAGGATGCTCACTCCTGTCCTCCTGGCGACACCCTCTCAGGGGGTTGTGGGACACCACACCTGCCCGCCTTCCCACCCGGCTCCCTGCTCCTGCAGgctttctacccctccctccctctgactgGCTGTGTTATGGGGGGTCCGTGACTCAGTCAGTCCGTGGACCCCTTCTCTCTCCAAGTCCCTCCCTAGATGGACTCTGTCCAACGCAAGCCTAATATGAACCGCGTGTGTCCTTTAGcattttctaggggcacctgggtggtcggttaagcgtctgactcctgacttcagctcatgtcatgatggCGGGTCACGGGATGGAGCCCCGAGCAGGGCTCCgagaagcctgcttaagattctctctctccctctcctcttccccacctgtgccccccccccccccgaatataaaataaaatcaattttctagGAACCAGGTTGGAAACGTAAAAAGGAAACAGCGAGATTGATTTTAAGACTACATtaaccctaggggcacctggtatTCGatgtaaaaattattgagatactTTACTTTCTTGTACTAAACCTTCGAAATCCAGCTTGCATTAAACACCGGCAGCGTCTCTCAATGTGGACACTAAATTTTCACtggagtttttaaatttatttttggtaatcTCGACACCCAaggcgggggctcaaactcaccaccccgaggtcaggagtcccatgctcttgcgactgagccagccaggcgcccctcattggaaactcttttttttttttttttttaatgtgtatttatttttgagagacagagaacgcgtgcgggaggggccgagagagggagacacggaatccaggctccaggctccgagctgtcagcacagagcccgacccggggctcgaacccctgaaccgtgagacggtgacctgagcggaagtcggaggcCTAACGGACTGGgcccccaggcgtccctccacTAATTTcgagtgctcagtagccacacgGGGCTGGTGGCTCCCGCAGGCCGCAGCGCGGAGCTAGATAATCGCAGCAAACTGTGGCTGTCAACGCCAGGAGGGCTGTGTGGTGACCTCCCGTATCTATGTCCCGCCCGCGCATCTCCGCACCGCAGACCCGTCGGACCCGTGTCTGCTCAACCCTGCGCCTGGATGTCTAACGGGTGCCTCGGCCCGGCCGGTTCAAACCGGGCTCCCACAACTAGCAAGGCGTTTTCCCCCACCCAGTTAATGACAACGACTCTCTTCCGGTGGCTGAGGCCCAAACCGTAGGGCTCCTGgactcccttccctctctcctaccTCCTATCTGGCGCGGCCATAAGCCCTTCGAAAGACTTCCAGAATCCCACCGGCCACTTCTCCTGTCCCTGTCACCCTCCTTGGCCCACGCCCGGTCGGCTCTCCTGGGATTGGGGTTTGTTCTGAGGACCTTCCGTCTGGGCTGGCAGCTCCGGGCGCGGCTCCTGCCGTCTGTTCCCCACTCAGAACGCTGCCTGGAAAAGAAGTCACACTTGTGCCCCCCTCCGCTCAGAAGCCTGCAGGGCTCCCAACTCCCCCAGGAGAGACTCAGCGGTGGCCCGCGAGGCCATCCAGCGCGTGACCCTGCCCtggtgcccctccacccccagctcctgctgCTCCCGCCACGctgctccccccccacctctccccccgcccccgcggtTCTGGAGCGCGGCGGGCCACCACGTGTCTCTCCCTGCATGACTGCCTCCTTCAGGCCTGTCCTCAAACTCCACCGTCGCCTTCCCAGTCACCTACCTGAAAGCCACCTCTCCTGTGAGCACATTTCCTATccaccccccttccctgctgcttTTCCCCTAGCCCTCGTCGCCAACATGTGGCGCCTTCCACTGAGGCTAGTCTCTGCCATCACAACCTCCGCTCGATCCCCACTGCCCGGAACGGTGCCCTGGAACCCCCGAGGCCCCGCATACACATTTTGAACGAACGGATGAAGGAGTCGCAGGCGGGGACAGCCCAGGCGCAAACCCGGGGGCGGCTGCTACCTTCCGAGGCCTGGAGGCGGGGAGGCCTCGCGCGCCGGAACTGCCCTCTGCGGGAGGGCGGCGGGGCTGCGGGCGAAGGGGCTGCGGGGAAGGCGGGGGCGGCGACCGCCTCCGGGCCCAAGGGGTCCGGGCGGATCCGGAAACTCGGAAGCAGCAGAGCGCGGCTTTCCACGCCAGGTGGGGGGGGTGTCGAGGACCCTGAACGACGCACGGCCCCTCGGGCGGGCCGGGCTTTGTCCCGGGAGGAGGAGCCGCGGACCCCGGGCCCCGgtgggcccagggcccaggcggccctcccccaccccccccccccccgctccgtCCTCCGTCCCGCCCGCGGGGCCGCAAAAGAGGCGCGTGGAGGCCGCGGAGGCGCGCGCGAGGGCGCGGGGGCGCGCAGGGCCGCGCGGAGAAGGCGGGCGCTCGGCCGGGAAGGGCGCCGGCGCGGGGAGGCCTCGGAGGCGGGGGGAGGCGAGCGCGGGGGAGGGCGCGGGGGCGCGCAGGGCGCGGGGCCGTGCGCGGAGGGCGGGCGCGCCCCCGCGGGGCGCACAAAGAGGCGCCCCTTCCCGGGCACCTGCGAGCCGCGCGGGGCTTCCCTGCTCGCGGCCgccgacccccccacccccgccccgcggCCGGTATTTATTTGCGCtggcggaggggggcggggcctccGTCTGGGACGCGAAAATCTTTCCAGGAAGTTTGCTCCTATTAATACTCGAGTTCCTGGCAGCTGCTCTCTgcgcgggggggcggggcgcagtCCTGGCGCCTCCCGGGACCGTCCCCGTCGGTGCGGGTTCTCGGGAGCGGGGCGGGGTGGCCGGGCCGCCAGCTTTGGGCGATTAGCgggcggggtggtggtggtggggggggtggcggtgggacCCCTTCCCGGGCGGGGGCGACCTGGAGGCCCCGAGGTCCGGACGCCCGCCGCGACCTTGGTGCAGCCACGGGGCGGGAGGACGCTGCGGCAGCCGCTTGACCTTTGAAACTTGCGTGCTTCTCGCCGCCACCTTGCAAGCTCAGCGTCAGCTCCAGTCTGCAGAGGGGGACAATGGAGCTCAGAGAAGTTCGGCACGCTGTCTGAGGTCACGGCGCCGCCGCCCAAGCGAGGGCCCGGGTTTCGGACACGTGTCTCGCAGGACGCGGTCCCTTGGAAGCAGGCGTAACAGGATTGATCCTGTCGTAGCGGCCAACGGAATCGGCCCCCAAAGGGGCACCGCGGGAAGCTGCCGGCCCGCACGCGGCACCTGGGAGCCTGCCGGGTGTCGTCGATCCCCTTCGGGCGCCGCAGAGAGGCCTGCCCGGCGCCCATCACCCCCCCGGCGCATCAATCATTTCGCCAAAGAAAATTTGTTCTTATCATCCCTCAGGTGCATGTGTGGATGAGATCGGAAGCGGTTGACAGCCGCCTCTGGAGTCGTGGGCTCCTGACAAATGCTAAGGGACACGCACAGCCACATGGCACTGTCTCTTccccagtattttctttcttttttaaacgtttattcacctttgagagacagagcgtcagcaggggaggggcggagagagggagacacaggatccgaagcaggctccaggctctgagctgtcagcacagaccccacgcggggctcgaacccatgagaccatgacctgagccaaagtcggagccttaaccgactgagctccccaggcgtcCCTCTCTTCCCCAGTATTGCGAAGGCAGCCGTGGACACAAGGGCAACCTTTCCGCTCCGGGGTATCGGCCCCCACCTGCTCAGGGACTCTGTCCAGCTCGGCGTGGAGGTGGGTCACCACTCCAGGGCCACACTTGGAAACTTGGGCCAAAGGAAGTTTGGCTCGCGAACCTTCTTACTCTCGTCGCCagggtcccctccccctccccgcctcctccgcCACCCGTGTGTCTCCCAGGTGGCCAGAGGAGGATGGAACACATCCGGGCATTTTTCAGGTGGGACCTGCCATCCAGAAAGTCCTCCCGACGCGCCCTCGCAGGAACAATACTTAAAGGAAAGCCCCCTTGATGGAGCACGGAGAGCTGGCTGTCGCATCTGTCTCCCTGGGACACCGGGCTTGGTGATCAGTGGGGGGAATCTCAGCCCTCTGCTGGCTGCAGTCAGCTGAGGAGGCTTTCTGGAAGCGTAAGTCCTCAAGCATGGCTGCCTCCGGGAGCTTCCCCCGCTGCCCTGAGCTGGACCCAAACGGCCCTGCTTCTGTTTGCATTCATGCTACCAGAGCGgtccgtgggggtggggggagggggggggtccgCGACACAAATGCCCACTCCCCACTTGGGTGGCCCAGGCCCACCAGCTGCCTTCACTTCTGGTAGCATCAGCTATTTTAATGCAGAGTTAGGCACACAATCcttgctaaaaataaatacaaaggaaaaccCCAAAGTAGCTGAGCCTATTtcaataccttttatttttcttgtcccTGGTTCTTTTGTCTTCTCCTTGTAAGTCTGGAGCTGCCTGTCGCACAGGGCCCACCCTGAGCGGCGCGGGGCTCCCGCCCTTGTCCTGTGGCCGCACAGCCCAGACGTGACCACGGGCAAGAACAGAGTCAGAGGGactgagggaaggaaagaagggagccCCGACAGCCATTTCTTGGAGCGcggtttatattttaaagaaaaaaatttttttcacatttatttatttttgagagagggcacgggtgggggaggggcagagagaaggagacacaatccgaagccggcggcaggctccgagctgtcggcacagagcccggagtggggctcgaactcacgaacctctagatcgtgacctgagcccaagtcggacgcttaaccgactgagccgccccagCGGCCCCAGGGTAAAGGTTTTTCTTGGGTTGCTGGGTTCTGATTGCCTTGGGCTCTAAATAACCCACGGACCGACCGAGGTGGCGTATTTTGGGGTGTTGTGTTTCCCCCTCCCAGTGACGCAAAGAGGACAGACACCTTTGGGGTATCCACTGTTCCatttaattaaacaaggaggccgCGAGACTGATGTGGCCGCAGTCCCCCGGGGGCCCACCTGAGCAAACCAAAATCCTAGTCTGTAGATGCCTCAAGGTCCCAATATCCAAGTTGGAGACAGGATCACAAAGCCGGGGGCTTAGGCCACAGCCAAGTGcaccatttcctttctctgctctgcACTTTCTCTATTTAAGTCCTGCCCCTGGCTCCTGGCCGAGCCCTCCTCACCACTTCCTGCTTGGTGCTGGGCCAGGCCAGacgatttttgctcaaataaattcttaaaatgcctttttttttttttttaaatatacaaccTGGACTGGAGTCGATGACCCTTCTATTTTTCTGAGGACTGATCCTCATCCATATGGGGTCAAGGAGGTAATTTCCACCTGGTGTGTCATTATAGCCTTCCCAAACCCTGGTCCCCTAAGGTGGACAGCCTCAGGGGTGGACACACGGCCAGATCCCTGGAAGTTGGCACTGggcaagggagagaaggagagggacaaagcCCAACACCTGGGTCCCTCAGTGAGTTTCTACTCACTCCCttttttcagaatacaggtcaaACTTGCCCGTTTCTTTGCACgtctcacacttttttttttttttattgagaaatggacattttattttatgtcatgttacgaatactttttttttttttttttacaaacggacattttaaagtttatttcttttgagagagagaaagagggagagcttgagcgcaagtgggggtggggggcagagagagtgagaatcccaagcaggctctgtctgcactgtcaTTGCGGAGCCTGAtggcggggtttgaacccaccagcggtgagatcatgacctgacccgaaatcgagagttgggcgcttaactaactgagccacccaggcggtccTACAAACggacattttcagtttatttattttgcgacaGAGACAgcgcagtgggggaggagcagagagagagagagagagagagagagagagagagagagagaatcccaagcagaatccacgctatcagcgcagagccccatgtggggctcgaacccaggaactgtgagattatgccctgagcccaaaccaagagctggacgctcaaccgagtgagccacccaggcgccccccagtggACATTTTAGATAGTACATGGTACCAGGTCTGGGTTCCGGGCCCTCCCCTTGCCATGGTCATTGTTGGATTTGGGGCGTTCATTGGCTTGATAGGAAGAATCCTGTGGAGTGTGGCTCCTGCTCCCTgctcagttttgtcttttctttttaaaatttattttgagagagagaacacgcgtgagaatgtgagtgggggaggggccgagggagggagacacagaatgcgaagcaggctccaggctcccacctgTCAGCACCGATCCCGACccggggcgcgaactcacgaaccgtgagatcatgacctgagcccaaatcaagagtcggacgctcaacccacggGCCTCAaccccaggagccccttcttgttttgttttgttttgaacagtATGTGACTCTGTTGTGATTCATTTTGGTTTTGCACGCCTCACTCTCGATACGAATTTGACTCACTTATTTACTTGTGTAGATGACACAGTCACGTGGTTCAGAATTGGAAAGGATCCAAAAGGTACCGAGGGCCAAGCCCCCTCCATCCCCGGGGCCCCGCACGCCAGCCAGGTCTGTGGAGGCCCACCCAGCTCAGCATGCCCGGCGGAAGGTTCCAGCTCCCAGCCACACGGCAAATGTGTCCCTGCCACCGGGGTGATGGGGCCACCGCGCAGGCAGGACCGCCTTGACCAGAGGGAGGCCTTGTCCTTCAAGGACCCAGCGCGTGTTCGTGGGAGGGGTGGGCAATCAAGGGGCCAACACCGTTTAACATTTTAActcaggggaaactgaggctcagaaaactcAGGTGACTTCCCAAAGGACACTCAGCTTTTAGGGAGTTTTATTGGTTACCTACTGCTGGGTAACAAATGACCCCAAGACTCAAGTGACTTAAAAACAAcacatctcggggcgcctggggggctccgtcaggtaagcgtctgactctttttttttttttttttaattttttttttttttcaacgttttttttttttatttatttttgggacagagagagacagagcatgaacgggggaggggcagagagagagggagacacagaatcggaaacaggctccaggctccgagccatcggcccagagcctgacgcggggctcgaactcacggaccgcgagatcgtgacctggctgaagtcggacgcttaaccgactgcgccacccaggcgcccctttttttattttatttttttttttaatttttttttttttcaacgtttttttttatttatttttgggacagagagagacagagcatgaacgggggaggggcagagagagagggagacacagaatcggaaacaggctccaggctccaagccataagcgtctgactcttgatttcagtttaggtcatgatcgcgtggtttgtgagttcaagcgccacgtCCGGCTCCACAttgatagtatggagcctgctcgggattctctctctctctctctctctctctctctctctctctctctctctgcccctcccccactcactctctttgtctctcaaaataagcaacaacaacaaaacgaaaAAAACCCCCAATACATCTTGCTTACGCCTCACATTGTATGTGGGAGTTCAGGGCTGGCTGTTTCTGGCTCTGGGTCTCTCGGGAGGCTGTCGCCAGGAGAGGAGCCCGAgctacagtcatctgaaggctttaCCGGGGCCGGAGGCTTCACCCCCAAGGCCGCTCACTCCCGCGGCTGGCGAGTTAGTGCGGCCTGTTGGAGGGAGCCTCAGCCCCTCGCCAGGGGCCTCTCCGAAGGTGGCTCAAAGGGCCTCACGACACGCTGGCTCCTTCCCCCAGAGCGAGCAAGGCCAGCGAGAGGGAGGCACGCGGAGGCCGCGACACCCTTTGTGACCCAGGCTCGGACGTCACCTGTCGTGACCGCCACCTCGTGTTCCCTCTACGGGAGTCACCAGGCGAGGTCCAGCTCGCACCCCACGGGAGGGGACTGTGCCCCATCCCTGAAGGGAATCGTGCCGAGGAATCGAGGGCACGTTTTAAAGCCATCACAGGGCCGATCCAGGCCTTAACTTTAGCGTGCAGGACCCCAAAGCCCTGGGGGGCTCGTGGGGCCCCCTCTCAGGATGTGAGGCACTGGGGCGGGCAGTGAGGCCTTTGCCCTCGCGATGCCCCCATCTGGATGCGTCACGAGGACAAGACCCCACGAGGCAACAGACGCCCTGGCTTGAGGGGTGCAGACGGCGATCACGGCCAAGGCCAGAgtgggcccggggcccggggggAGACTGACATGCTGAcgtggcaggagggaggaggtgtcCCGGACCAGGGCACATGTGACAATGAACCCGGAGAGACGGAGCTGGGAGAGCGGCCGGGGGACACCGGGGGGCCGCCGAATTGAGGGGGAAAGCCACAACCAGGTCCCGGGACTGGAGAGCTAGGCCCTCGTGTCCCAGCCCACCCCACGCTGGCCGTGTCTCTTCCTGGAACAGCACGACCGTCAGCTGCCCGGgccccagcatcaggctccgtgGGCCCGGACCGGGACACTGCAtgactctcccttccttctgggcGTCACGGCTCCGCCTGGGCCCCGGGGATGGGTGCCGGTGGCCTCATGTGTACCTTGTCTCCCCCGTGGTCACAAGAGCGCCTCTCCTTTCTGGGCTCGGATTTCTGCTGAGCCTCGTCTTCCTGCCGTGTCCCAAAGCCCCGCTCACCCTCCCTCGGGCTGCTGGGGGACTCGGCCTGTCAGGAAAGCGTCCCACTCTGGGTGTCTCtgacccccacctccaggcagcTCCCGAGGGTGACCCCCGTCCCTGGGAGAGAGGCCCCCTCTTGCCAGACATACCCTAGATGATGCGAGGGCTGGTAGCCTTGGGGGGGGTGGGTccgagtcgggggggggggggtgattctCCCCCGTCAGGTGATCCCGTTCCAGGGGGGGCGGTGTCACCTCCTGAGGGGCAGTGTCTGCCATCAGCGGGGAGGTTCATTCAAGGAGCACCCCCCCCCTCGACACTGACGGTAACGATGATGACTGTGAGGGAGCCGAGCCCATCAGCCAGGACCCGCACCCTTGCAGGCTCCGCCGGGGCTCCTCAGCAGGATGGCCGAGGGGGAGGGCGATGCTctgtgacatctgtcacccctCCGACCTTGGGCTGCTGTGGGCTATGttcaggaagggaggagggggagggagggagggagcgatattcagtggaagggaggagggggagggaggacgaGGAGGCTTCTGAGGCCGGGCACCTGCTTTGGTGGGTAGGAGGAGGAGTGGAAGGCCCATtttggggagcaggagggagtcTGAAGGAGGAGGTGATGGGTCGGGATGAAGCAAATGTCTTCCTGCTGACTGCAGGCAGGGAGACTGAGGGGCTTGGTACCTGCCCGAGCaggccctggggggcgggggggcgcgggTGAGGCCGAAGGGAAGAGGGCCCTCGGGGCTGAGCCAGGCGGGACAAGGCCTCCTGACTCTGCCGCTCTTGCTGTCCTCATGGGACATCTGTCCCTATCCCAGACAGGGGTCCCAAGGGGCCGTGGCTATTCAGTCAGTGGATAACCAGTCCTGCCTCCAGGGAGGCGGGGGACATgtgggaaaatggaaggaagaaagcccAAGGGGCTTCAGGGAGGAGGGTCCAGGCTACGTGCACAGCCCCGAGCCCCAGGCCATCCTGCCGTGGCCAGAGAAAGTTCCACGGGGAACCTCTCGCAGCCTTTTGGCCGACCCTGGCGGCGGAGGTCTCTGGGCAAGGCACCCCTGGTCTCAGAGAGGCCGAGGGACTtggcccaggccacacagctcGTAAGCAATGAAATCAGAGTCCTTTGCCCCAGTATTAGGAAGTAAGAAGTGCTCTCCGGGAACCCCCAGCTCCTCGGGAGAGCCTGATTCAGAGGAAGGGTCAGGAAGTGCG includes:
- the LOC122212383 gene encoding translation initiation factor IF-2-like, whose amino-acid sequence is MGAGQASLRRPKGIDDTRQAPRLELTLSLQGGGEKHASFKGQAAAAASSRPVAAPRAAWALGPPGPGVRGSSSRDKARPARGAVRRSGSSTPPPPGVESRALLLPSFRIRPDPLGPEAVAAPAFPAAPSPAAPPPSRRGQFRRARPPRLQASEGSSRPRVCAWAVPACDSFIRSFKMCSVLSGEQTAGAAPGAASPDGRSSEQTPIPGEPTGRGPRRVTGTGEVAGGILEVFRRAYGRAR